Proteins encoded by one window of Blautia faecicola:
- a CDS encoding MATE family efflux transporter has protein sequence MCNGSIMDKLISFALPLMLSGILQLMFNAVDIVVVGRFSGSQALAAVGSTTALINVFTNLFIGISLGTNVLAARFYGAGKSKEMSETVHTSITLALITGVAMAVIGLLFSRWSLEIMGTPDDVIAQATLYMKIYFLGMPFFMLYNYGAAILRAVGDTKRPLFYLIISGVINAILNMILVIVFHMAVEGVAIATVISQLISCVLVLRCLYRSEGSYQLRFSKLTMKKAYLMQIFQVGVPAGIQSTVINFSNALLQSSVNSFGSVAMAGYTAANNILGFLYVSINAVTQACMSFTSQNYGVGKYKRMDKVLIDCLILSVIVGGVLGCGAYFCGSPILSIYTEDPEVIKAGLEILSITTVPYFLCGIMDLFPGALRGMGSSTVPMILSVIGTVGTRILWIFGIFPDHRTLYVLFISYPGSWIITIIMQVICYYFVRKKTYAKAATKAV, from the coding sequence ATGTGCAACGGGTCGATCATGGACAAACTGATATCCTTTGCATTACCATTGATGCTCTCGGGCATCTTACAGCTGATGTTCAATGCGGTGGATATCGTAGTGGTGGGAAGATTCAGCGGCAGTCAGGCACTGGCAGCTGTCGGCTCCACGACGGCACTCATCAATGTATTTACCAACCTGTTTATCGGAATCTCGCTGGGAACCAACGTCCTGGCAGCCAGATTCTACGGAGCAGGAAAATCAAAAGAAATGTCAGAAACCGTCCATACATCCATCACGCTGGCACTGATCACCGGTGTGGCGATGGCAGTGATCGGCCTGCTCTTTTCCCGCTGGTCCCTGGAAATCATGGGAACCCCGGACGATGTGATCGCACAGGCAACCTTATACATGAAAATTTATTTTCTGGGCATGCCATTTTTCATGCTGTATAACTACGGAGCCGCCATCCTGCGAGCCGTAGGAGATACCAAACGCCCGTTGTTCTACCTGATCATCTCAGGTGTGATCAACGCCATCCTGAATATGATCCTTGTCATCGTATTTCACATGGCAGTGGAAGGTGTCGCTATCGCGACGGTCATCTCCCAGCTGATCTCGTGCGTCCTGGTACTTCGGTGCCTGTACCGGTCAGAGGGAAGTTACCAGCTGCGATTCTCCAAACTGACCATGAAAAAAGCCTACCTGATGCAGATCTTCCAGGTAGGCGTCCCTGCAGGTATCCAGAGCACAGTCATTAACTTCTCAAATGCTCTGCTGCAGTCCTCGGTAAACTCCTTCGGTTCCGTAGCCATGGCAGGATACACGGCAGCCAACAACATCCTCGGCTTCCTCTACGTATCCATCAACGCCGTAACCCAGGCATGCATGAGCTTCACCAGCCAGAACTACGGCGTGGGAAAATACAAACGAATGGACAAAGTCCTGATCGACTGCCTGATCCTCTCGGTGATCGTTGGAGGCGTCCTCGGCTGCGGAGCTTACTTCTGCGGCTCCCCGATCCTCTCCATCTACACCGAAGACCCCGAAGTTATCAAAGCCGGCCTCGAGATCCTGTCCATCACAACCGTCCCCTACTTCCTCTGCGGAATCATGGATCTCTTCCCCGGCGCCCTGCGAGGCATGGGCTCCTCCACCGTCCCCATGATCCTCTCCGTAATCGGAACCGTAGGCACCAGAATCCTGTGGATCTTCGGAATTTTCCCGGATCACAGAACCCTCTACGTCCTCTTTATTTCTTACCCTGGCTCCTGGATCATCACCATCATCATGCAGGTGATCTGCTACTACTTCGTAAGAAAAAAGACCTACGCCAAAGCAGCCACCAAGGCGGTGTAG
- a CDS encoding 4Fe-4S dicluster domain-containing protein — MSSLTLSKEEEKRLKGLGFLNNKGTDNFSARILTVNGKVTAAQHRAMADAAEKFGNGVLTFTTRQTVEVQGIPYEKLEEFQKFVEDAGMSIGGTGAKVRPVVSCKGTTCQYGLLDSFAISEEIHKRFYEGYHDVKLPHKFKIAVGGCPNNCVKPNLNDLGIIGQRIPHFEADLCKGCKKCSVEAVCPMGAAKVSDKKLHIDENVCIHCGRCVGNCRFDSIKDGAYGFKIFIGGRWGKKVSHGRALSKVFVSKDEAMDVIEKAILLFRERGIAGERFAVMIERIGFEEVERLLLGDDSLLERKEEILAREF, encoded by the coding sequence ATGTCATCATTGACGCTTTCGAAAGAGGAAGAAAAGAGACTGAAGGGTCTTGGTTTTTTAAATAACAAGGGGACGGATAATTTTTCCGCCCGGATTTTAACGGTAAATGGAAAGGTTACTGCTGCTCAGCACAGGGCAATGGCGGATGCTGCGGAGAAGTTTGGTAACGGAGTTTTGACATTTACTACACGGCAGACGGTTGAGGTACAAGGAATTCCTTATGAGAAGCTGGAGGAGTTTCAGAAGTTTGTAGAGGATGCCGGTATGTCGATTGGCGGCACAGGCGCGAAGGTTCGTCCGGTGGTTTCCTGCAAGGGGACGACCTGTCAGTACGGACTGCTGGATTCGTTCGCGATTTCGGAGGAGATTCACAAGCGGTTTTATGAGGGGTATCATGATGTGAAGTTACCGCACAAGTTTAAGATTGCGGTTGGCGGATGTCCGAATAACTGTGTGAAGCCGAATCTGAATGATCTGGGAATTATCGGGCAGCGGATTCCTCATTTTGAGGCAGATCTTTGTAAGGGGTGCAAGAAATGTAGTGTCGAGGCAGTTTGTCCGATGGGGGCTGCAAAGGTATCCGATAAGAAACTGCATATTGATGAGAATGTTTGTATTCACTGTGGGCGATGTGTGGGGAACTGCCGGTTTGATTCGATTAAAGACGGGGCGTATGGATTTAAGATTTTTATTGGCGGGCGCTGGGGGAAGAAGGTTTCTCATGGACGGGCGCTGAGTAAGGTGTTTGTCTCTAAGGATGAGGCAATGGATGTGATCGAGAAGGCGATTTTGCTGTTCCGGGAGAGAGGAATCGCGGGGGAGAGATTTGCGGTTATGATTGAGAGGATTGGGTTTGAAGAGGTGGAAAGGCTGCTTTTGGGGGATGATTCGTTGTTGGAGAGGAAGGAAGAAATCTTGGCGAGGGAATTTTAG
- the nudC gene encoding NAD(+) diphosphatase: MIQDITPHHLYNEFTPQSPQSGDLIFAFCERKLLADLSGNDCRFPLWEDVFSQVSDTASLIWLFSLDQISCFLLMDTELTLPGNYDFHSLREIRGREPKHQIFAAMTAFHLYDWYRNNRFCGRCGTPVVPDPSRKERMLSCPHCGNHIYPKICPAIIVGVIDGERILLTKYAGRNNPNYALVAGFTEIGETAEETVMREVMEEVGVKVKNLHYYKTQPWGMASDLLIGYYAELDGDGSITLDREELSTGLWMDRKDITLEDEDFSLTREMIVRFAKVGRDVLR, from the coding sequence ATGATTCAGGACATTACTCCACATCATCTTTATAATGAATTTACTCCACAATCTCCGCAGTCCGGGGATCTGATTTTTGCTTTTTGTGAGCGGAAACTTCTGGCAGACCTCTCGGGAAATGACTGTCGTTTTCCGCTGTGGGAAGATGTTTTTTCTCAGGTTTCTGACACAGCTTCGCTGATCTGGCTGTTTTCTCTGGATCAGATCTCCTGTTTTCTTCTGATGGATACAGAGCTGACTCTTCCGGGAAATTATGATTTTCACTCGCTTCGCGAAATCCGTGGACGGGAACCGAAGCACCAGATTTTTGCTGCGATGACGGCTTTTCATCTGTATGACTGGTATCGGAACAACCGGTTCTGTGGTCGCTGCGGAACACCTGTCGTTCCGGATCCTTCTCGGAAAGAGCGGATGCTCTCCTGCCCGCACTGCGGGAATCACATTTACCCGAAGATCTGCCCGGCTATTATCGTCGGTGTCATTGACGGGGAACGGATCCTTCTGACCAAATACGCCGGACGGAACAACCCGAACTATGCGCTGGTCGCAGGTTTTACCGAAATCGGGGAGACAGCCGAGGAAACGGTGATGCGGGAGGTCATGGAAGAGGTCGGCGTGAAGGTGAAAAATCTTCATTATTATAAAACCCAGCCCTGGGGAATGGCTTCGGATCTTCTGATCGGGTATTATGCGGAGTTGGACGGCGATGGTTCGATTACGCTTGACCGTGAGGAACTTTCTACCGGGCTCTGGATGGATCGGAAAGATATCACGCTTGAGGACGAGGATTTCAGCCTGACACGGGAAATGATCGTACGGTTTGCGAAGGTCGGACGGGATGTGCTGAGGTAA
- a CDS encoding hybrid sensor histidine kinase/response regulator, with protein MRTLEQENQILKTELAAERFMIDQITKLNSSEIITDGIQEMLGALGAYVHADRSYVFEITDNYITTNTYEWCAPGVIPQIDNLKGITFDEMPHWIEIFLKGETILIDHLEDVRISMPQEYELLKMQNIRTLIAFPISLHDHLIGFVGLDNPEMSRSRLIERMLYLLGQHVGIAIDDYKKERIRLEMAAAKSRQEYKRDMENILGGAQIGIWSIEMEHGKAPRMYADRTMCELLGVHPSISPEDCYDVWFAGISPNYVAAVLDNVDIVRRDGYSEITYTWNHPARGLIWVRCGGVFFHNYPDGGFLIRGYHQDVTASIRSELRYQSLTAATSQIYYAIYTIDLKRDYMEQLSTANALFPLSDDKGVASEKIGRICKKYVREDYQPKLQDFFDLSTLQERLTHNRFVSREYPDKDGLWKRATFIVPEYEDGTDFSQILYVTQVIDEYKQKELAWQQELVQAADEARRANIAKSDFLSRMSHDIRTPINGIMGLLDIEELNPDSPERLRECHTKIRVCASHLLGLINDVLDMNKLESGELILEETPFDLRILLKDCWTILEFQAAKMELTFKPIAADSITRPYVIGSPLHVRQIFTNILSNAIKYNKRGGKISVSARAAASTEDSVSYEFTIADTGIGMSQEYLEHIFEPFSQEDPGARTTYHGTGLGMSIVHRLVNSLGGTIRVESEKNVGSRFIFTLPFQLDPSPKSQNPAENEPPAADISGMHILIVEDNELNREIAQYLLEDAGATVTAVCNGLEGYQKFVSSPPETFDLILMDIMMPVMDGLEAATKIRSCDHPDALIIPIVAMSANAFSDDVLASKKAGMNEHLAKPLELNKLMQVLARFRM; from the coding sequence ATGAGAACTCTGGAACAGGAAAATCAGATATTAAAAACTGAACTGGCTGCGGAGCGTTTTATGATCGATCAGATCACGAAGCTGAACAGTTCCGAGATCATCACCGACGGGATTCAGGAGATGCTCGGTGCTCTTGGAGCGTATGTTCATGCAGACCGTTCTTACGTCTTTGAAATTACCGATAATTATATCACCACCAACACCTACGAATGGTGCGCTCCCGGTGTCATTCCGCAGATTGATAATCTGAAGGGAATCACTTTTGATGAGATGCCTCACTGGATTGAAATTTTTCTGAAAGGTGAGACGATCCTGATCGACCATCTGGAAGATGTCCGGATAAGCATGCCACAGGAATATGAACTCCTGAAAATGCAGAATATCCGGACGCTGATCGCTTTCCCGATCTCCCTTCATGACCATCTGATCGGTTTTGTGGGACTGGACAATCCGGAAATGAGCCGTTCCCGTCTGATCGAGCGGATGCTTTATCTGTTGGGACAGCACGTGGGAATAGCTATCGATGACTATAAAAAAGAACGGATCCGTCTGGAAATGGCTGCCGCAAAGTCGCGTCAGGAGTACAAACGTGACATGGAAAATATCCTTGGCGGCGCACAGATCGGAATCTGGTCCATCGAGATGGAACACGGCAAAGCACCGCGGATGTATGCAGACCGTACCATGTGTGAGCTGCTCGGTGTGCATCCGTCCATCTCACCGGAGGACTGTTACGATGTCTGGTTTGCCGGTATTTCCCCGAACTATGTGGCTGCGGTCCTCGATAATGTGGATATCGTTCGCCGGGACGGATATTCTGAGATCACCTATACCTGGAACCATCCTGCCCGTGGCCTGATCTGGGTACGCTGCGGCGGTGTATTTTTTCATAACTATCCGGATGGCGGATTTCTGATCCGCGGGTATCATCAGGATGTTACCGCCTCGATCCGAAGTGAACTGCGTTATCAGAGCCTGACAGCTGCAACCAGCCAGATTTACTATGCGATCTATACAATCGACCTGAAGCGGGATTATATGGAGCAGCTTTCCACAGCAAACGCACTTTTCCCGCTCAGCGATGACAAAGGTGTGGCTTCTGAAAAAATCGGCAGAATCTGTAAAAAATACGTCCGGGAGGATTATCAACCGAAACTTCAGGATTTCTTCGACTTATCCACATTGCAGGAGCGACTTACACACAATCGCTTTGTCAGCCGGGAATACCCGGACAAGGACGGTCTGTGGAAGCGCGCTACCTTCATTGTCCCGGAATATGAGGACGGCACCGATTTTTCTCAGATCCTGTATGTGACACAGGTTATTGACGAATATAAGCAGAAAGAACTGGCATGGCAGCAGGAACTTGTACAGGCGGCTGACGAAGCCCGCCGGGCAAATATAGCCAAATCGGATTTCCTGAGCCGCATGTCGCACGATATCCGTACACCGATCAATGGCATCATGGGACTTCTCGATATCGAAGAACTGAATCCGGACAGCCCGGAAAGACTGCGGGAGTGCCACACCAAGATACGTGTATGTGCCTCCCATCTGCTGGGACTGATCAACGATGTACTCGATATGAACAAGCTGGAAAGCGGCGAGCTGATCCTGGAGGAAACACCTTTTGATCTGCGTATATTATTGAAGGATTGCTGGACGATCCTGGAATTTCAAGCGGCAAAAATGGAACTGACCTTTAAACCGATCGCCGCCGACAGTATCACCCGCCCCTATGTGATCGGCAGTCCACTCCATGTACGCCAGATTTTTACGAATATTCTGAGCAATGCGATCAAATACAACAAACGTGGAGGAAAGATTTCCGTATCTGCCCGTGCAGCTGCATCCACTGAAGATTCGGTATCCTATGAATTTACAATCGCCGATACCGGGATCGGTATGTCTCAGGAATATCTGGAACATATTTTTGAGCCGTTTTCTCAGGAAGACCCGGGAGCGCGCACGACCTACCACGGAACCGGTCTCGGTATGTCTATCGTCCACCGGCTGGTCAATTCCCTGGGCGGAACGATCCGTGTGGAAAGTGAGAAAAATGTGGGAAGCCGCTTTATTTTCACGCTTCCCTTCCAGCTGGATCCTTCTCCAAAATCACAGAATCCGGCAGAAAATGAACCGCCGGCTGCTGATATTTCCGGCATGCATATACTGATTGTCGAAGATAATGAGTTAAATCGGGAGATTGCACAGTATCTGCTGGAGGATGCAGGGGCAACCGTTACAGCGGTGTGCAACGGACTGGAAGGTTATCAGAAATTTGTCTCCTCACCGCCGGAAACATTTGATCTGATTCTCATGGACATTATGATGCCTGTGATGGACGGGTTGGAAGCTGCCACAAAGATCCGCTCCTGCGATCATCCGGATGCGCTGATCATTCCGATTGTCGCCATGAGTGCCAATGCTTTCTCCGATGATGTCCTCGCCTCGAAAAAAGCCGGGATGAACGAACATCTGGCAAAACCGCTGGAGTTAAATAAACTGATGCAGGTGCTTGCACGGTTCCGTATGTAA
- a CDS encoding DUF6783 domain-containing protein, which yields MNEGGVAGYVNRMKVKYAAKWGVQIAGMIFQTRSSIPYTTNRRKFALYFPDKSCILILKSRIRNYL from the coding sequence CTGAATGAGGGCGGCGTAGCGGGCTACGTCAACCGAATGAAGGTAAAATATGCCGCAAAGTGGGGCGTGCAGATTGCAGGAATGATTTTTCAAACACGCTCTAGTATACCCTACACCACAAATCGCCGCAAGTTCGCGTTGTATTTTCCTGATAAGTCATGTATACTCATTTTAAAGAGCAGAATTCGAAACTACTTATGA
- a CDS encoding DUF6783 domain-containing protein, whose protein sequence is MFYLHSVDVARYAALIQAKSPTNCDAHLAESLFQTRSRTSDDSERRK, encoded by the coding sequence ATATTTTACCTTCATTCGGTTGACGTAGCCCGCTACGCCGCCCTCATTCAGGCAAAATCTCCCACAAACTGTGACGCACATCTTGCAGAAAGCCTTTTTCAAACACGCTCTAGAACCAGTGATGATTCAGAGAGAAGAAAATGA
- a CDS encoding class I SAM-dependent methyltransferase — MIQREENEEADVMETCDRCNADMENTTERTQEEITISGNPAKPQGEDGEMMLKRMNESHSAVTCWALEHWQIAPDDEILDIGCGGGATLKRMSEKVTTGHLTGVDYSPVSVETSLETNRQDVESGKMKVLEGSVESLSFADDTFDKITTVESFYFWPAPQENLKEVRRVLKPGGTFVLVADTYNKEGLDPKTLENIYRFHLFTPTREEFQELFEKAGFEDIQIHIKEGTDWICVEGKK; from the coding sequence ATGATTCAGAGAGAAGAAAATGAGGAGGCAGATGTAATGGAAACATGCGACAGATGTAATGCTGATATGGAAAATACAACCGAACGGACACAGGAAGAAATCACCATCTCCGGCAATCCGGCAAAACCGCAGGGGGAAGACGGGGAGATGATGTTAAAACGAATGAATGAGAGTCATTCCGCAGTGACCTGCTGGGCACTGGAACACTGGCAGATCGCCCCGGATGATGAGATCCTGGACATCGGCTGTGGCGGCGGTGCTACGTTAAAAAGAATGAGTGAAAAGGTAACGACAGGTCATCTGACCGGCGTGGATTATTCCCCGGTATCAGTGGAGACATCACTGGAGACGAACCGGCAGGATGTGGAGAGTGGCAAGATGAAAGTTCTGGAAGGCTCCGTGGAATCACTGTCTTTTGCAGACGATACCTTTGACAAGATTACTACGGTAGAGAGCTTTTATTTCTGGCCGGCTCCACAAGAAAATCTGAAAGAAGTGCGCCGGGTACTGAAACCGGGCGGAACCTTCGTGCTGGTGGCAGATACCTATAATAAAGAAGGTCTGGATCCAAAGACACTGGAAAACATTTACCGCTTCCACCTCTTCACTCCAACCCGTGAAGAATTTCAGGAACTGTTTGAAAAAGCAGGGTTCGAGGACATTCAGATCCATATAAAAGAGGGCACGGACTGGATCTGTGTGGAAGGGAAAAAGTGA
- a CDS encoding DUF4956 domain-containing protein, whose amino-acid sequence MGVSLVSGVILAAAYAYKTRYNPGFVRTLAILPAVVCVVIMMVNGNVGTGVAVAGAFSLVRFRSVPGSAKDIGAIFIAMGAGLVSGMGYLGYAVLYTVILALIMAGYVHLNLWEKKDTREKTLTITIPEDLDYTSVFDDLFDTYTDKWELSKVKTTNMGSLFKLAYQLTLKDNSKEKEMIDGLRCRNGNLEIVISNQENVTENL is encoded by the coding sequence GTGGGAGTCTCGCTGGTGAGCGGTGTGATCCTGGCAGCAGCCTACGCCTATAAAACCCGCTATAATCCGGGATTTGTCCGGACACTTGCGATCCTTCCGGCAGTGGTCTGCGTGGTGATCATGATGGTCAATGGAAATGTAGGAACGGGCGTTGCCGTTGCCGGCGCATTTTCACTGGTACGTTTCCGAAGCGTTCCGGGAAGTGCGAAGGATATCGGGGCAATCTTTATCGCGATGGGCGCAGGTCTGGTAAGCGGGATGGGATATCTCGGATACGCCGTGTTATATACCGTGATCCTTGCACTGATCATGGCTGGGTATGTACATCTGAACCTGTGGGAGAAAAAAGATACACGGGAGAAGACACTGACGATCACGATTCCGGAAGATCTAGATTATACGAGTGTGTTTGATGATCTGTTTGATACATATACAGATAAATGGGAACTTTCCAAAGTAAAGACAACCAATATGGGAAGCCTTTTCAAGCTGGCTTATCAGCTGACCTTAAAGGACAACAGCAAGGAAAAAGAAATGATCGACGGTCTCCGGTGCAGAAACGGTAATCTGGAGATCGTGATCAGTAATCAGGAAAATGTGACAGAGAATCTGTGA